One Entomomonas asaccharolytica DNA segment encodes these proteins:
- a CDS encoding autotransporter family protein yields the protein MFAKCSKGKLLLSVSLIFTIKPIFALDPAYQAPTGTNLVVDNKTITTIADTSVSGGGVIVGDPRLGNNLGNVTLTLTNSIVDLNQNSVSHAVRTGSYSTGAILTTSISNSTIKLVSTGSNPANTIGVISESHSSGQSHLLNLEDVNIDVTGTGTNFSTGILAYSTNGAATIDIQLFGVNSIKATGSSNYVAAIDAGFNGGSDNITIQEHDAGGQIIAVSNGNATSYAINANTGGGGSIIINTQSEIIATSTAGSAYGISAIGDVVEVENLGSITAEGVNSYGIFSTATSTATLNIKSNIMAQGSNTSYAIYSQAGLGDNNINIAEGIYVHGGDRVGAAVYMTSALGNQVLNNNGIISATNDQAIFGRSTSGSTTINNNNLITGYVELSGNTVTFNNNGLFDLQDFSSGTKGSSVSSFGTNGTFNNAGVLALSEKNNTGTTSHATLTGLVNFNHNGIIDLRTGQNNLAGNTLTIGDGLGNGNFVSNGGSLYINTNIVATAGVSDKLILDNVVTGANGATRVFITPTAGSSYGFLAGDGIEVVQVNGNSSSNAFALGRPLVNGIYQYGLYQGGAANAYSWYLRNMPNAFNPIVGAYLANQVAATEMFNQQLRDRLLASSSDVAADTSQLNSLWLRTKMTHGSRHSIHDSISNRDRMYIMQLGGDLGVWRLNEGNLHVGVMAGYGDYKNTSTSRATRIKADSTVKGYNVGAYASWFQNDDSALGLYVDTWTQYGWFRNETKGKEVSGNKKYNSNVWSNSLEVGYGVVLGQQHTTQWIATPQAQLTYHYYDTDNLYDRHNELWVTDNKGSGLMSRVGVRLHGRDVERKQAIEPFVEVNWINNTTKNQLEFNGTELRDGMPKNRFEAKLGLQGNITNRFNVSAQVGGQWGRNKFDQYQGQLNVNYRF from the coding sequence ATGTTTGCCAAATGTTCTAAAGGGAAGTTGCTGTTAAGTGTTTCCCTTATTTTCACAATAAAACCTATCTTTGCTTTAGATCCTGCCTACCAAGCTCCAACGGGTACAAATTTAGTGGTGGATAATAAAACTATAACCACTATTGCTGATACATCTGTTTCAGGAGGAGGGGTTATAGTAGGTGATCCAAGACTTGGTAATAATCTTGGTAATGTAACCTTAACGCTAACAAATAGTATTGTTGATTTAAATCAGAATAGTGTTTCACATGCAGTTAGAACGGGTTCTTATAGTACTGGCGCTATATTAACAACTAGTATTAGTAATTCAACTATTAAATTAGTGTCTACAGGTAGTAATCCTGCAAACACGATAGGTGTCATATCAGAATCGCATAGTAGTGGACAATCCCATCTGCTAAATTTAGAAGATGTAAATATAGATGTTACAGGGACAGGAACTAATTTTTCAACAGGAATATTAGCGTATTCTACAAATGGTGCCGCAACAATTGATATTCAACTTTTCGGGGTCAATAGCATCAAGGCAACGGGTAGTTCTAATTATGTTGCAGCTATTGATGCAGGCTTTAATGGTGGAAGTGATAATATTACCATACAAGAACATGATGCAGGTGGGCAAATTATAGCTGTGTCAAATGGTAATGCAACAAGCTATGCTATAAATGCTAATACAGGAGGTGGTGGTTCTATTATAATTAATACACAATCAGAGATTATTGCTACTTCAACCGCTGGTAGTGCTTATGGTATATCAGCAATTGGAGATGTGGTAGAAGTTGAAAACTTAGGTTCCATTACTGCTGAAGGTGTAAATAGCTATGGTATTTTTTCTACCGCTACAAGTACTGCCACGTTAAATATTAAATCTAATATCATGGCACAAGGTAGTAATACTTCATATGCTATTTATAGCCAAGCAGGGTTAGGTGATAATAACATTAATATTGCAGAAGGTATTTATGTTCATGGGGGAGACAGGGTAGGTGCAGCAGTTTATATGACAAGCGCATTGGGAAATCAGGTACTAAATAATAATGGTATTATTAGCGCAACCAATGATCAAGCTATTTTTGGTAGAAGCACCTCTGGCAGTACTACAATAAATAATAATAATTTGATCACAGGTTATGTTGAGCTGTCAGGTAATACTGTTACTTTCAATAATAATGGCTTGTTTGATTTACAGGATTTTAGTAGTGGAACCAAAGGAAGCAGTGTTAGTAGTTTTGGAACAAATGGTACATTTAATAATGCAGGTGTATTGGCACTGTCAGAGAAGAATAATACAGGCACTACCAGTCATGCCACTTTAACGGGTCTTGTTAATTTTAATCATAACGGAATAATTGATTTAAGAACAGGCCAAAATAATTTGGCAGGTAATACATTAACAATTGGTGATGGTCTAGGAAACGGTAATTTTGTCTCTAATGGTGGTTCTTTATATATAAATACCAATATCGTGGCTACAGCAGGGGTAAGTGATAAGCTTATTCTAGATAATGTGGTAACAGGAGCCAACGGTGCAACTAGAGTGTTTATTACACCTACTGCAGGTAGTTCCTATGGTTTTTTAGCAGGGGATGGTATAGAAGTAGTACAGGTTAATGGTAACTCTTCTAGTAATGCTTTTGCTTTGGGACGTCCTCTGGTCAATGGTATTTATCAGTATGGCCTTTATCAAGGTGGAGCTGCTAATGCTTATAGTTGGTACTTAAGGAATATGCCAAATGCTTTTAATCCTATTGTGGGAGCTTATTTGGCTAATCAAGTGGCTGCAACCGAGATGTTTAACCAACAACTACGCGATCGTTTATTAGCTTCATCGTCAGATGTGGCAGCGGATACTTCACAATTAAATAGCTTGTGGTTACGCACTAAAATGACTCATGGCAGCCGACATAGTATACACGATAGTATTAGTAATAGAGACCGTATGTATATTATGCAATTGGGTGGTGATCTAGGTGTTTGGCGTTTAAATGAGGGCAATTTGCATGTGGGGGTTATGGCTGGTTATGGTGATTATAAAAATACCAGTACATCACGCGCTACACGTATCAAAGCGGATTCCACTGTTAAGGGCTACAATGTGGGCGCTTATGCTAGTTGGTTCCAAAATGACGATTCCGCATTAGGTTTATATGTGGATACTTGGACACAATATGGTTGGTTCCGCAATGAGACTAAAGGAAAAGAGGTTTCAGGCAATAAAAAATACAACAGCAATGTATGGAGTAACTCACTAGAAGTTGGATATGGTGTGGTATTAGGCCAACAACATACAACACAGTGGATTGCAACACCACAAGCACAGTTAACCTACCATTATTATGATACTGATAATTTATATGATAGACACAATGAGTTATGGGTTACAGATAATAAAGGAAGTGGTTTAATGTCGAGGGTGGGCGTGCGTTTGCATGGACGGGATGTTGAGCGTAAGCAAGCCATTGAACCCTTTGTGGAAGTTAATTGGATTAATAATACAACTAAAAATCAGTTAGAATTTAATGGTACAGAGTTACGTGATGGAATGCCTAAAAATCGTTTTGAAGCTAAATTGGGGCTACAAGGTAATATAACTAATCGCTTTAATGTTTCAGCTCAAGTGGGTGGGCAATGGGGGCGTAATAAATTTGATCAGTATCAGGGACAATTAAATGTTAATTACCGATTCTAA
- the nagZ gene encoding beta-N-acetylhexosaminidase, whose amino-acid sequence MQGSLMVDIEGLWLTAEDRQFLKHPEIGGLILFTRNTEDPKQVRELCASIHAIRPDLILAIDQEGGRVQRLRQNMLALPAMGSFIDHPNALELANYCGWLMATEVLAIGLDISFAPVLDINYNRNQVIGKRAFANNPEKVTELASAFIAGMQKAGMQATGKHFPGHGWVTGDSHFVIPEDERSLDEIRKTDLIPFTKLSQQLVGIMPAHIIYSQVDNKPAGFSEYWIQTILRQELQFKGIIFSDDLSMAGAHAVGNIDNRVTAAFGAGCDMALVCNDRAMAEEALVITQQLNITPSQKLAMMKTKVTPSTDYKAQPAWLEAIQTLQQAQLLV is encoded by the coding sequence ATGCAAGGCTCATTAATGGTTGATATTGAAGGTCTTTGGTTAACGGCTGAAGATCGTCAATTTTTAAAACACCCTGAAATCGGTGGCTTAATATTATTTACACGCAATACCGAAGACCCTAAACAAGTAAGAGAACTGTGTGCTTCCATACATGCTATTCGCCCTGATCTAATTTTAGCGATTGATCAAGAAGGTGGGCGCGTGCAACGACTACGTCAAAATATGCTAGCATTACCCGCTATGGGCAGCTTTATTGATCATCCTAATGCACTGGAGCTTGCTAACTACTGTGGTTGGCTGATGGCTACAGAAGTACTAGCTATAGGCCTTGATATTAGCTTTGCCCCTGTATTAGATATTAACTACAATAGAAATCAAGTCATTGGTAAACGCGCATTTGCTAATAATCCAGAGAAAGTAACAGAATTAGCCAGCGCTTTTATTGCAGGTATGCAAAAAGCAGGTATGCAAGCCACGGGTAAACACTTCCCTGGACATGGCTGGGTAACAGGTGACTCTCATTTTGTTATTCCAGAAGATGAGCGTTCTTTAGATGAAATCAGAAAAACTGATTTAATCCCTTTCACAAAGTTATCGCAACAATTAGTGGGCATCATGCCTGCACATATCATCTACAGCCAAGTAGATAATAAACCTGCAGGTTTTTCTGAATATTGGATACAAACTATCTTACGCCAAGAACTACAGTTTAAAGGCATTATTTTTAGCGATGATCTATCCATGGCAGGAGCTCATGCAGTGGGTAATATTGATAATCGTGTAACCGCTGCTTTTGGTGCAGGTTGTGATATGGCTTTAGTCTGCAATGATCGAGCAATGGCAGAAGAGGCTTTAGTTATAACTCAACAACTAAATATAACCCCTAGCCAAAAACTAGCCATGATGAAAACTAAGGTAACGCCTAGTACGGATTATAAAGCCCAACCAGCTTGGTTAGAAGCAATACAAACATTACAACAAGCTCAATTACTCGTTTAA
- a CDS encoding L,D-transpeptidase produces the protein MLDQLFISVADQKLYGFKQGKLALTMPVSTALKGTGQLQNSNCTPLGKHYIRAKIGAELPINAVLLGRRWTGEIWSPELAQQHPHRDWILTRILWLSGCQLGFNRLSNVDTFRRYIYLHGAPDTEPMGIPLSHGCIRLRNTDIIKLFELVPIHCPVEISEQPYTE, from the coding sequence ATGTTAGACCAACTTTTTATTTCCGTTGCTGATCAAAAACTGTATGGTTTTAAACAAGGAAAGTTAGCTTTAACCATGCCAGTATCTACTGCATTAAAAGGTACTGGACAGTTACAAAATAGTAATTGTACACCACTTGGTAAACACTATATTAGAGCCAAAATTGGTGCTGAATTACCGATTAACGCTGTGCTACTTGGACGACGCTGGACAGGCGAAATTTGGTCACCAGAACTTGCGCAACAGCACCCTCATAGAGATTGGATATTAACCCGTATCCTATGGCTTAGTGGTTGTCAATTAGGTTTCAATCGATTAAGTAATGTTGACACCTTCCGCCGTTATATCTATTTGCATGGCGCACCAGATACTGAACCTATGGGTATCCCACTCTCTCACGGCTGCATTAGATTACGTAATACTGATATAATTAAACTCTTTGAGTTAGTTCCTATTCACTGTCCTGTAGAGATCAGTGAACAACCCTACACAGAATAA
- a CDS encoding TetR/AcrR family transcriptional regulator, whose product MKASDKTIERIYNAAEQLFAERGFTETSLRSITAEAEVNLAAVNYHFGSKEGLIKAIFSRYLTQFCSELEKKLDYYESKQNATPSTEELLSIFMELIVSIKTHSSKGVVTFMRLFSNALLQKQLFLHEYMTNDFGIVFYRFGLMLRKAAHNDNISEVEWFWRLHFSLGTILLNIASMEYFKTLMKKEFKTSIKISQVIQLMAPYITAGLLAAPVLKDETLVNAKYDISKLTEN is encoded by the coding sequence ATGAAAGCATCTGATAAAACCATAGAACGTATTTATAATGCTGCTGAACAATTATTCGCAGAAAGAGGTTTCACTGAAACATCATTACGCTCTATTACTGCTGAAGCAGAAGTTAATTTAGCAGCGGTAAATTATCACTTTGGTTCAAAAGAAGGTCTTATTAAAGCCATTTTTTCAAGATATTTAACCCAGTTTTGCTCTGAACTTGAAAAGAAATTAGATTATTATGAGTCAAAACAAAATGCTACTCCTTCCACTGAAGAACTGTTAAGTATCTTTATGGAGTTAATTGTATCTATAAAAACACATAGCTCTAAAGGCGTAGTAACCTTTATGCGGCTATTTAGCAATGCGTTATTGCAAAAGCAACTATTTTTACATGAATATATGACCAATGACTTTGGCATTGTATTCTATCGTTTTGGGCTTATGTTAAGAAAGGCAGCCCATAATGATAATATTTCTGAAGTAGAATGGTTTTGGCGGCTACATTTTAGTTTAGGGACTATTTTACTTAATATCGCTAGTATGGAATATTTTAAAACATTAATGAAAAAAGAATTTAAAACTTCCATCAAAATATCACAAGTTATTCAGTTAATGGCACCTTATATTACGGCTGGATTATTGGCTGCACCTGTATTAAAAGATGAAACATTAGTCAATGCAAAATATGATATTTCTAAGCTAACAGAGAACTAA
- a CDS encoding electron transfer flavoprotein subunit beta/FixA family protein produces MKVLVAVKRVVDYNVKVRVKADNTGVDLANVKMSMNPFCEIAVEEAIRLKEKGIASEVIAVSVGPAAAQEQLRTALALGVDRAILVEAEDNLSSLNVAKILKAIVDKEQPQLIILGKQAIDTDNNQTGQMLAALGGYSQGTFASKLEIVGDKINLTREIDGGLQTVALTLPAVVTTDLRLNEPRYASLPNIMKAKKKPLETTSPADLGITVNNTVTTLKVEAPAARKAGIKVSSVAELVDKLKNEAKVI; encoded by the coding sequence ATGAAGGTACTTGTAGCAGTTAAACGAGTGGTTGACTACAACGTAAAAGTCCGTGTTAAAGCAGACAATACCGGAGTTGACCTAGCCAATGTCAAAATGTCAATGAACCCCTTTTGCGAAATTGCCGTAGAAGAAGCAATACGTTTAAAAGAAAAAGGCATAGCCAGCGAAGTAATAGCCGTATCCGTAGGTCCAGCAGCGGCACAAGAACAACTTCGTACCGCCCTAGCGCTAGGTGTTGATCGTGCCATCCTAGTAGAAGCTGAAGACAACCTAAGCTCCCTAAACGTAGCCAAAATACTCAAAGCTATCGTTGACAAAGAACAACCACAACTCATCATCCTCGGCAAACAAGCCATCGATACCGACAACAACCAAACTGGTCAAATGCTAGCTGCCCTTGGTGGTTACTCACAAGGTACCTTTGCCTCCAAACTAGAAATAGTAGGCGACAAAATCAACCTTACCCGTGAAATCGATGGTGGTTTACAAACCGTAGCACTCACCCTACCCGCCGTAGTCACTACCGACCTACGACTAAACGAACCACGCTACGCCTCCTTGCCCAACATCATGAAAGCCAAGAAAAAGCCATTAGAAACTACCAGCCCTGCTGACCTAGGTATCACTGTCAACAACACAGTCACCACCTTAAAAGTAGAAGCACCTGCGGCACGTAAAGCAGGCATCAAAGTAAGCTCAGTAGCAGAACTTGTAGACAAACTAAAGAACGAAGCGAAGGTGATCTAA
- a CDS encoding electron transfer flavoprotein subunit alpha/FixB family protein: protein MTILVIAEHNNTTLNPATLNTVAAAQAIGGDIHLLVAGQNAQPVADAAAKVQGVSKVLLADNAAYGHMLPENVAKLIVGLANNYSHILAPATTDGKNYLPRVAALLDVDQISEIIAVESPDTFKRPIYAGNAIATVQTTANIKVITVRSTGFDAVSAEGGSAAIETISEATDAGVSSFINEELAKSDRPELTAAKVIISGGRGLQNGDNFQLLYALADKLNAAVGASRAAVDAGYVPNDLQVGQTGKIVAPELYIAVGISGAIQHLAGMKDSKVIVAINKDEEAPIFQVADYGLVGDLFELVPELTNAL from the coding sequence ATGACAATCCTTGTTATAGCAGAACACAACAACACAACACTCAACCCAGCCACCCTAAACACCGTAGCAGCAGCCCAAGCTATTGGTGGCGACATCCACCTACTCGTAGCAGGCCAAAATGCCCAACCCGTAGCTGACGCAGCAGCCAAAGTACAAGGTGTAAGCAAAGTCCTGTTAGCAGACAACGCAGCCTATGGTCATATGCTACCTGAAAATGTAGCCAAACTTATTGTAGGCCTAGCCAACAACTACAGCCATATCCTAGCACCAGCCACTACCGATGGTAAAAACTACCTACCACGCGTAGCAGCTCTACTAGACGTAGACCAAATCTCAGAAATCATCGCTGTAGAAAGTCCAGATACCTTCAAGCGTCCTATCTATGCAGGAAACGCCATTGCTACCGTACAAACCACAGCCAACATCAAAGTGATTACTGTACGCTCTACAGGTTTTGATGCGGTATCTGCTGAAGGTGGTAGTGCAGCCATAGAAACCATCAGCGAAGCAACTGATGCAGGCGTATCCAGCTTTATCAACGAAGAACTGGCCAAATCAGACCGTCCAGAACTAACTGCAGCCAAAGTCATCATATCAGGTGGTCGTGGCCTACAAAATGGCGACAACTTCCAACTTCTCTATGCGTTAGCAGACAAACTAAATGCAGCGGTAGGTGCTTCACGTGCGGCAGTAGACGCTGGCTATGTACCTAACGACCTGCAAGTAGGTCAGACAGGTAAAATTGTAGCCCCAGAACTCTACATTGCTGTTGGTATTTCAGGCGCTATTCAACATTTGGCGGGTATGAAAGACTCCAAAGTAATTGTTGCTATCAACAAAGACGAAGAAGCACCTATTTTCCAAGTAGCTGATTATGGCTTGGTGGGGGATTTGTTTGAGTTAGTACCTGAGTTGACTAACGCGTTATAG
- a CDS encoding YkgJ family cysteine cluster protein — translation MECRLGCGACCIAPSISSPIPGMPDGKPAGVRCVQLNEQNLCQLFGSSERPLVCSAFQAEPIICGDNTEQAMQIITEWELITKVS, via the coding sequence ATGGAATGTCGTTTGGGTTGCGGGGCTTGTTGTATAGCTCCTTCTATTTCTTCTCCTATTCCAGGAATGCCTGATGGTAAACCTGCAGGTGTTCGCTGTGTACAGCTTAATGAGCAAAATCTTTGTCAATTATTTGGTAGTTCAGAGCGCCCTCTAGTGTGTTCGGCTTTTCAAGCAGAGCCTATTATTTGTGGTGATAATACTGAACAGGCAATGCAAATAATTACCGAGTGGGAATTGATAACTAAAGTATCTTAA
- a CDS encoding MFS transporter, whose translation MSQKHLSTRLYNYLSGNKQDQQQNSHSKNQEILQRNFFSHLWISLGNKLADSLISPRLILPWLLSAMHAPLWVVSLLVPIREAGALLPQLIVASVLRVKKIRKWVWFNACIVLTLCGVALIILAITGEGFWGAVLVLVVLTILSLARGVTSITSKDVMAKTIDKESRGHLMGWSTSIAGGITLVAGVILVLLTNQPGRPIVAGLLLLATLGWAVDIIFCARLVEPESEIEQELKEKSSLVRVWELLKTDKQFLHFNISRSLLLSSALALPYIAILGRNHSGANLGSLGILVLISGIATMLASPFWGKYADHSSRNVMRDSGLIVAVICFMITLFGYLPESLSSTVWPYAFAYGFVVIGETGIGIGRKTYIINMGDGESRALYIALSNTITGILVLILGSILAALSSWTSLDVVLMTLAVGCIIGAWSAQKLQNI comes from the coding sequence ATGTCACAGAAACATTTATCAACACGTTTGTATAACTATTTGAGTGGCAATAAACAAGATCAACAACAAAACAGTCATAGCAAAAATCAAGAGATCTTACAGCGTAATTTCTTTAGCCATTTATGGATTTCTTTAGGCAATAAATTAGCTGACTCTTTAATTAGCCCCCGACTTATTTTGCCTTGGCTATTAAGTGCTATGCATGCCCCCTTATGGGTGGTGAGTTTATTAGTACCTATTCGTGAAGCAGGTGCCTTATTACCACAATTAATTGTGGCCAGTGTTTTAAGGGTTAAAAAAATTCGTAAATGGGTATGGTTTAATGCTTGTATAGTATTAACGCTATGTGGTGTGGCATTAATAATATTGGCCATTACAGGAGAGGGTTTCTGGGGGGCTGTATTAGTACTTGTAGTATTAACTATTCTTTCTTTGGCTAGAGGTGTTACCTCAATTACCAGTAAAGATGTAATGGCTAAAACAATTGATAAAGAAAGTCGTGGTCATTTAATGGGGTGGAGTACTAGCATTGCAGGAGGGATTACGCTTGTTGCAGGTGTGATATTAGTGTTACTGACTAATCAACCTGGTAGACCCATAGTGGCAGGATTATTATTACTAGCTACTTTAGGATGGGCTGTAGATATTATTTTTTGTGCTCGTTTAGTTGAACCTGAAAGTGAAATAGAACAAGAACTAAAAGAAAAGAGTAGTTTAGTGAGAGTATGGGAGTTATTAAAAACAGATAAACAGTTTTTACATTTTAATATTAGTCGTTCATTACTTCTTTCTAGTGCACTAGCCTTACCCTATATAGCTATTTTAGGTAGAAATCACAGTGGTGCTAATCTAGGTAGTTTAGGTATTTTAGTGTTAATCTCTGGTATAGCAACGATGCTAGCTAGCCCTTTTTGGGGTAAATATGCTGACCATTCTAGTCGTAATGTTATGCGTGACAGTGGTTTAATAGTAGCTGTTATTTGTTTTATGATTACTTTATTTGGTTATTTACCAGAGTCCCTGAGCAGTACAGTGTGGCCTTATGCGTTCGCTTATGGTTTTGTGGTGATTGGTGAAACAGGCATTGGTATAGGCCGTAAAACCTATATTATAAATATGGGAGATGGAGAAAGTAGGGCACTTTATATTGCGTTATCTAATACTATTACGGGAATTCTAGTATTGATATTAGGCTCAATACTCGCTGCATTAAGCTCATGGACAAGCCTTGATGTGGTATTAATGACCTTAGCAGTAGGCTGTATTATTGGCGCATGGTCTGCCCAAAAATTACAAAATATTTAA
- the tal gene encoding transaldolase, whose protein sequence is MSNKLEQLRQITTVVADTGDMEAIARLKPVDATTNPSLLLKAAALPQYQQQLNQVKQKAKQDLAVACDTFAVLVGKEILNVIPGKISTEVDARLSFDSQATIDRAKKLIDIYHQQGINKERVLIKIAATWEGIQAAKQLEKEGIQTNLTLLFSFAQAVACAEAGVFLISPFVGRIYDWYKKAENRDFTAVEDPGVQSVSRIYHYYKQYQYATIVMGASFRNIGQIEQLAGCDRLTISPDLLEKLAQDNNKLPRILSPEQGTQENQQSLSESQYRWNMNEDAMATEKLAEGIRAFARDQEKLEKLLAD, encoded by the coding sequence ATGTCAAATAAATTAGAACAACTTCGCCAAATTACTACTGTTGTTGCAGATACAGGGGATATGGAAGCAATTGCCCGTTTAAAACCTGTAGATGCTACCACCAACCCATCATTATTATTAAAAGCAGCTGCTTTACCACAGTATCAGCAACAACTAAATCAAGTAAAACAAAAAGCCAAACAAGATCTTGCTGTTGCTTGCGATACATTTGCAGTACTAGTGGGCAAAGAAATACTAAACGTTATTCCAGGTAAAATTTCCACCGAAGTAGATGCTAGACTGTCTTTTGATAGCCAAGCAACTATTGATAGAGCCAAAAAACTTATTGATATTTACCATCAGCAAGGTATTAATAAAGAACGTGTGTTAATTAAAATTGCCGCCACATGGGAAGGTATTCAAGCAGCCAAACAACTTGAAAAAGAAGGTATTCAAACCAACTTAACCCTATTATTTTCATTTGCTCAAGCAGTTGCATGTGCAGAGGCTGGTGTTTTCTTAATTTCACCTTTTGTTGGTAGAATTTATGACTGGTATAAAAAAGCTGAAAACCGTGACTTTACAGCAGTAGAAGATCCTGGCGTACAATCTGTTAGTCGTATTTATCACTACTATAAACAGTACCAATACGCCACCATTGTGATGGGTGCTAGTTTCCGTAATATAGGCCAGATTGAACAACTAGCAGGTTGTGATCGTTTAACTATTAGTCCAGACTTGTTAGAGAAGTTAGCACAAGATAATAATAAGCTTCCTCGTATATTATCGCCAGAACAAGGAACTCAGGAAAATCAGCAAAGTCTCTCAGAAAGCCAATATCGCTGGAATATGAATGAAGATGCAATGGCTACAGAAAAGCTCGCAGAAGGTATTCGTGCTTTTGCCAGAGACCAAGAAAAACTTGAGAAATTATTAGCTGATTGA
- the nrdR gene encoding transcriptional regulator NrdR, whose protein sequence is MHCPFCGTHDTKVIDSRLVAEGDQVRRRRECIECGERFTTFETAELVMPRIIKQDGTRQPFNEDKLRAGMLRALEKRPVSMELLEEALARIKHKLRASGEREISSLKVGELVMEELKGLDEVAYIRFASVYRSFQDIKAFRDEVERLSQNTDKHNE, encoded by the coding sequence ATGCATTGTCCATTTTGTGGTACTCATGATACAAAAGTGATTGATTCACGTTTAGTGGCTGAGGGAGATCAAGTTAGACGCAGACGTGAATGTATTGAATGTGGTGAACGCTTTACAACGTTTGAAACAGCAGAATTAGTTATGCCGCGGATAATTAAACAAGATGGAACGCGTCAACCTTTTAATGAGGATAAATTACGCGCGGGTATGCTCAGGGCATTAGAAAAACGACCTGTAAGCATGGAGTTATTAGAAGAAGCATTAGCAAGAATTAAACATAAGCTTAGGGCATCAGGTGAGCGTGAAATTAGTTCATTGAAAGTTGGAGAGCTGGTCATGGAGGAATTAAAGGGGCTAGATGAAGTTGCTTATATTCGCTTTGCTTCTGTATACCGTAGCTTCCAAGATATCAAAGCTTTCCGTGATGAGGTAGAGCGTCTTTCACAAAATACTGATAAGCATAATGAATAA